One stretch of Amycolatopsis sp. 195334CR DNA includes these proteins:
- the fmt gene encoding methionyl-tRNA formyltransferase, producing the protein MRLVFAGTPEPAVPALRALLDSGRHEVVAVVTRPDAQAGRGRKVLRSPVGALADEHGIEVLTPARAGDPDFLARLTELAPDACPVVAYGALLPQSALDIPVHGWVNLHFSLLPAWRGAAPVQAAVRAGDEITGASTFRIVKELDAGPVFGVVTEKIAASDTAGELLGRLAESGARLLLSTMDGIEDGKLTAVEQVAEGVSYAPKIAVDDARVSFTDPALAVDRLIRAVTPDPGAWAEFRGERFKLGPVSISDGDEPALEPGELRVERKRVLAGTATKPVVLGQVQAQGKKRMAATDWARGTRIEQGERLT; encoded by the coding sequence ATGAGGCTGGTCTTCGCCGGTACCCCGGAACCGGCCGTGCCCGCGCTGCGCGCCCTGCTCGACTCCGGCCGCCACGAGGTCGTCGCCGTGGTGACCCGGCCCGACGCCCAGGCCGGCCGCGGTCGCAAGGTGCTGCGCTCGCCGGTCGGCGCGCTCGCCGACGAGCACGGCATCGAGGTGCTCACCCCGGCGCGCGCGGGCGACCCGGATTTCCTGGCGCGGCTGACCGAACTGGCGCCGGACGCCTGCCCGGTGGTCGCCTACGGTGCGTTGCTACCGCAGTCCGCGCTCGACATCCCGGTGCACGGCTGGGTGAACCTGCACTTCTCGCTGCTGCCCGCCTGGCGTGGTGCCGCACCGGTGCAGGCGGCCGTCCGGGCCGGGGACGAGATCACCGGCGCGTCGACCTTCCGCATCGTCAAGGAACTCGACGCCGGGCCGGTTTTCGGCGTGGTGACCGAGAAGATCGCCGCCTCCGACACCGCCGGGGAACTGCTCGGCAGGCTCGCCGAGTCCGGTGCCCGGCTGCTGCTGTCCACAATGGACGGCATTGAGGACGGCAAGCTGACCGCGGTGGAGCAGGTCGCCGAAGGCGTCAGCTACGCACCGAAGATCGCGGTCGACGACGCGCGGGTATCGTTCACCGATCCGGCGCTGGCGGTGGACCGGCTGATCCGCGCGGTCACCCCGGATCCCGGGGCGTGGGCGGAGTTCCGCGGGGAGCGGTTCAAGCTGGGCCCGGTGTCCATTTCGGACGGCGACGAGCCCGCGCTCGAGCCGGGGGAACTGCGGGTGGAGCGCAAGCGGGTGCTCGCCGGGACCGCCACCAAGCCGGTGGTGCTCGGCCAGGTGCAGGCGCAGGGCAAAAAACGGATGGCTGCCACCGATTGGGCGCGCGGCACGAGGATCGAGCAGGGAGAGCGCCTGACATGA
- the ggt gene encoding gamma-glutamyltransferase — translation MPVQRRTLRRVLAVSCATALLTAGAPASAAPGAPPGKVPEQVGYLGAVSSIDADASQIGIDVLRRGGNAVDAAVATAAALGVTDPFSAGIGGGGFFVFYEARTGKVHTIDGRETAPATADENLFVENGKAIPFAEAVTSGLSVGAPGTPATWRDALRKWGTLPLARAMKPAEDLARRGFTVDKTFHDQIANNAARFKAFPDTRDLYLPGGAPPVVGSKFANPDLAKTYGELARTGTASLYRGRIGEDVVRTVQQPPVDPAAGLNVRPGRLTKSDLEKYRTVDREPTHTEYRGLDVYGMPAPSSGGLTVGEALNILEGTDLADLDKADYLHRFLESTRLSFADRNRWIGDPDFVDVPADELIGQEFADSRACLIDPAQALVSPVAPGDPRNPQPCAAGPVPAPTPYEGENTTHLTAADKWGNMVAYTLTIEQEGGSGMVVPGRGFLLNNELTDFSMVPVTPGVPDPNLPGAGKRPRSSMAPTIVLKDGKPFLAAGSPGGASIITTVLQVLTGRLDRDLSLVEAIAEPRASQRNSDNAQVEPAFLNQPETAELKARGQEFASAPTEIGAATAVERLPDGRWLAAAETVRRGGGSARVVLPVPHP, via the coding sequence ATGCCTGTTCAGCGCAGAACCCTCCGCAGAGTTCTCGCCGTGTCGTGCGCGACGGCACTGCTCACCGCCGGTGCACCCGCGTCGGCCGCGCCCGGTGCGCCGCCGGGCAAGGTCCCGGAGCAGGTCGGCTACCTCGGCGCGGTGTCCAGCATCGACGCCGACGCCAGCCAGATCGGCATCGACGTGCTCCGCCGCGGCGGCAACGCGGTGGACGCCGCGGTCGCCACGGCCGCAGCGCTCGGCGTCACCGACCCGTTTTCCGCGGGGATCGGCGGCGGCGGGTTCTTCGTCTTCTACGAGGCCCGCACCGGCAAGGTGCACACGATCGACGGCCGCGAGACCGCCCCCGCCACCGCGGACGAGAACCTCTTCGTCGAGAACGGCAAGGCCATCCCGTTCGCCGAGGCGGTGACCAGCGGGCTGTCCGTCGGCGCGCCCGGCACCCCGGCCACCTGGCGCGACGCGCTGCGCAAATGGGGCACGCTGCCGCTGGCCAGGGCGATGAAGCCGGCCGAGGACCTGGCCAGGCGCGGATTCACGGTGGACAAGACCTTCCACGACCAGATCGCCAACAACGCCGCCCGGTTCAAGGCGTTCCCGGACACGCGCGACCTCTACCTGCCCGGCGGCGCGCCGCCGGTGGTCGGCAGCAAGTTCGCCAACCCGGACCTCGCCAAGACCTACGGCGAACTCGCCCGCACCGGCACCGCGTCGCTCTACCGCGGCCGCATCGGCGAGGACGTGGTGCGCACCGTCCAGCAACCGCCGGTCGATCCGGCCGCCGGGCTCAACGTGCGCCCGGGCAGGCTGACCAAGTCCGACCTGGAGAAGTACCGCACGGTCGACCGCGAGCCGACGCACACCGAGTACCGCGGGCTGGACGTCTACGGCATGCCGGCGCCTTCGTCCGGCGGGCTGACCGTCGGCGAGGCGCTCAACATCCTCGAAGGCACCGACCTCGCGGACCTGGACAAGGCCGACTACCTGCACCGGTTCCTCGAGTCGACCCGGCTGTCCTTCGCCGACCGCAACCGCTGGATCGGCGACCCCGACTTCGTCGACGTGCCCGCCGACGAGCTGATCGGCCAGGAGTTCGCGGACAGCCGCGCCTGCCTGATCGACCCGGCGCAGGCGCTGGTCAGCCCGGTCGCGCCCGGTGACCCGCGGAACCCGCAGCCGTGCGCGGCAGGCCCCGTCCCGGCGCCGACGCCGTACGAGGGCGAGAACACCACGCACCTCACCGCGGCGGACAAATGGGGCAACATGGTCGCCTACACGCTGACCATCGAGCAGGAAGGCGGCAGCGGCATGGTCGTGCCCGGCCGGGGCTTCCTGCTGAACAACGAGCTGACCGACTTCTCCATGGTCCCGGTGACCCCCGGCGTGCCGGACCCGAACCTGCCCGGCGCCGGCAAGCGCCCGCGGTCCTCGATGGCACCGACGATCGTGCTCAAGGACGGCAAGCCGTTCCTCGCCGCCGGTTCACCGGGTGGCGCGTCGATCATCACCACCGTGCTGCAGGTGCTGACCGGGCGGCTGGACCGCGACCTGTCGCTCGTGGAGGCCATCGCCGAACCACGCGCCTCGCAGCGGAACTCGGACAACGCCCAGGTGGAGCCGGCGTTCCTGAACCAGCCGGAGACCGCGGAACTGAAGGCGCGCGGCCAGGAGTTCGCTTCCGCGCCCACGGAGATCGGCGCGGCGACCGCGGTGGAACGGCTGCCGGACGGCCGCTGGCTCGCCGCCGCCGAAACGGTGCGGCGCGGTGGTGGCTCGGCCAGGGTGGTGCTGCCCGTTCCGCACCCCTGA
- a CDS encoding threonine/serine dehydratase, with the protein MVALSAANIAEAGQLIEPVFRNTPQFHDPVLDQRLGRELVLKAETLNPLGSFKGRGASYFVRGLEAGKEIVCASAGNFGQGIAYAAAARRIPVTVFTAENANAGKIARMRAFGAEVKQVGADFDVAKDAAREYAEGDGRLFVEDGEAPAIAEGAGTIGVELAPLELDTLLVPVGNGALIGGIGCYLKAHAPRTRIIGVCAAGAPAMLYSWRDRTPVSTESVRTIADGIAVRVPVPAAVEWTVEYVDDMLAVEEASIERAMSLLRETTGHLVEPSAVAGIAALLEHDIPGDRLGTIITGRNYPGDTA; encoded by the coding sequence ATGGTGGCGCTCTCCGCGGCGAACATCGCCGAAGCTGGTCAACTGATTGAACCGGTCTTCCGGAACACCCCGCAGTTCCACGACCCCGTGCTCGACCAGCGGCTCGGCCGCGAGTTGGTGCTCAAGGCCGAGACGCTCAACCCGCTGGGCTCGTTCAAGGGACGCGGCGCGAGCTACTTCGTCCGCGGGCTCGAAGCGGGCAAGGAGATCGTCTGCGCTTCGGCAGGCAACTTCGGGCAGGGCATCGCGTACGCCGCTGCCGCGCGGCGGATCCCGGTCACCGTGTTCACCGCGGAGAACGCCAACGCGGGCAAGATCGCGCGCATGCGAGCGTTCGGCGCGGAGGTCAAGCAGGTCGGCGCCGACTTCGACGTGGCCAAGGACGCGGCCCGCGAGTACGCCGAGGGCGACGGGCGGCTCTTCGTGGAGGACGGCGAGGCGCCGGCCATCGCGGAAGGGGCGGGCACGATCGGTGTCGAACTGGCGCCACTCGAACTCGATACGCTGCTGGTCCCCGTCGGCAACGGCGCGCTGATCGGGGGCATCGGCTGCTACCTCAAAGCGCACGCCCCGCGGACCCGGATCATCGGCGTCTGCGCGGCCGGCGCACCCGCGATGCTGTACAGCTGGCGCGACCGCACCCCCGTCTCCACCGAGAGCGTGCGGACCATCGCCGACGGGATCGCGGTCCGCGTGCCCGTCCCGGCCGCGGTCGAATGGACCGTCGAGTACGTCGACGACATGCTGGCCGTCGAGGAGGCGTCCATCGAACGCGCGATGAGCCTGCTCCGCGAAACCACGGGTCACCTGGTTGAACCGTCCGCCGTCGCCGGGATCGCGGCGTTGCTCGAGCACGACATCCCCGGCGACCGCCTCGGCACGATCATCACCGGCCGCAATTACCCCGGCGATACCGCCTGA
- a CDS encoding GntR family transcriptional regulator, producing MPATPIARAEPLRDAVYARIVELFWSGAYPPGTAVTEAALSRELDVSRTPVREALLRLEAEGVLRSALARGFTVRPLDRREATELYPILGALESLAVRSARTPPASRVRDLERLLAELEDCTDPIRRWRLDSDWHAGLVAAAGNLQLQEMVGRVRTNLSRYELTYMREMADRTEPDRQHLEILVEFASGDTERAAQLLTAHWDAGMHAVLDWLDRDAGPA from the coding sequence GTGCCCGCAACGCCCATCGCCCGCGCCGAGCCCCTGCGCGACGCCGTGTACGCCCGGATCGTCGAGCTGTTCTGGTCGGGCGCCTACCCACCCGGCACCGCCGTGACCGAGGCAGCGCTGTCGCGCGAGTTGGACGTCTCCCGCACCCCGGTCCGCGAGGCCCTGCTCCGGCTCGAGGCCGAGGGCGTCCTGCGGTCGGCGCTGGCCAGGGGCTTCACCGTCCGACCGCTCGACCGGCGCGAGGCCACCGAGCTGTACCCGATCCTGGGCGCGCTGGAGAGCCTCGCCGTGCGGTCCGCGCGCACTCCCCCCGCGTCGCGCGTGCGCGACCTGGAACGCCTCCTCGCCGAGCTCGAGGACTGCACCGACCCGATCCGGCGCTGGCGGCTCGACTCCGATTGGCACGCCGGGCTGGTGGCCGCCGCGGGGAACCTCCAGCTCCAGGAGATGGTCGGCCGCGTGCGCACCAACCTGTCGCGATACGAGCTGACCTACATGCGCGAGATGGCCGACCGCACCGAGCCCGACCGCCAGCACCTCGAGATCCTCGTCGAGTTCGCCTCGGGTGACACCGAGCGTGCGGCGCAACTGCTCACCGCGCACTGGGACGCGGGCATGCACGCCGTGCTCGACTGGCTCGACCGGGACGCCGGCCCTGCCTAG
- a CDS encoding primosomal protein N': MNGATPLWDLPEPPAARKPEGPGAAAPKRATPKSKAAAAKAAAAQRRGAQKPAPSEPVARVIVDVPLAHLDRTFDYQVPEKFHETAVPGCRVRVRFAGQLVDGFLVERADTTEHVGKLSFLDRVTSSEPVLGPELAALGRAVAQRYGGTLIDVLRLAIPPRHAKAEGEPPREVAPVPEAPGSTGWTRYPSGAPFLEALAAGRRAHAVWQALPGEDWPRRLAEAAATVAAAGRGAVLVVPDQRDLKRLHRACAELVGEDAVVALTAESGPAERYRRWLAVSRGAVRVVVGTRATMFAPVDNPGLFVVWDDGDDLHADPHMPYPQVRDVLMVRAHASNASLLVAGFNRTAEAQLLVETNWAHPIVASREELRARAPRVTPVGEDFDVARDEAAKAARLPSVAFEAARQGLAAGAPVLVQVPRRGYVPALACGQCRTPARCRRCAGPLVLPGGRDQDGPRAPHCRWCGVPEAGFRCPACGSARLRAVVIGAKRTAEEMGRAFPGVAVRTSGATEVLAEVPARPALVIATPGAEPVAEGGYGAALLLDGWALLGRQDLRAAEETLRRWMAAAALVRPGPEGGRVIVGAEAGLTPVQALVRWDPAWHASVELGERRELGFPPVVRMASVEGSPETVAAYLDEMRLPESVELLGPVPLGEIDEEGRSERERMLLRVPREEGRALAAALASGLAVRSARKEAEALRVQLDPLELI; this comes from the coding sequence GTGAACGGCGCGACCCCGCTGTGGGACCTCCCCGAGCCGCCCGCCGCCCGGAAGCCCGAGGGACCCGGCGCGGCGGCGCCGAAGCGCGCCACGCCCAAGTCGAAGGCGGCCGCCGCGAAGGCAGCGGCCGCGCAGCGCCGGGGCGCGCAGAAGCCGGCGCCGAGCGAGCCGGTCGCGCGGGTGATCGTGGACGTCCCGCTGGCGCACCTGGACCGGACGTTCGACTACCAGGTGCCGGAGAAGTTCCACGAGACCGCGGTGCCGGGGTGCCGCGTGCGCGTCCGGTTCGCCGGGCAGCTGGTCGACGGCTTCCTGGTCGAACGCGCGGACACCACCGAGCACGTGGGCAAGTTGAGCTTCCTCGACCGGGTCACCTCCAGTGAACCGGTGCTCGGGCCTGAGCTGGCGGCGCTGGGCCGCGCGGTCGCGCAGCGGTACGGCGGCACGCTGATCGACGTGCTGCGGCTGGCCATCCCGCCACGCCACGCGAAAGCCGAAGGCGAGCCGCCGCGCGAGGTCGCGCCGGTGCCCGAGGCACCCGGTTCAACCGGTTGGACCCGCTATCCGTCGGGGGCGCCGTTCCTCGAAGCGCTGGCCGCGGGCCGCCGGGCGCACGCGGTGTGGCAGGCGTTGCCGGGGGAGGACTGGCCGCGCCGGCTCGCCGAGGCGGCGGCCACCGTGGCGGCCGCGGGCCGCGGCGCGGTGCTGGTCGTGCCGGATCAACGCGACCTGAAGCGCCTGCACCGGGCGTGCGCGGAGCTGGTCGGCGAGGACGCGGTGGTCGCGCTGACCGCCGAGAGCGGGCCCGCCGAGCGGTACCGGCGCTGGCTGGCGGTGTCGCGCGGGGCGGTCCGGGTGGTGGTCGGCACGCGGGCCACCATGTTCGCCCCGGTGGACAACCCGGGCCTGTTCGTGGTCTGGGACGACGGGGACGACCTCCATGCCGACCCGCACATGCCCTACCCCCAGGTCCGCGACGTGCTGATGGTGCGGGCGCACGCGAGCAACGCGTCGCTCCTGGTCGCCGGGTTCAACCGGACGGCCGAGGCGCAGTTGCTCGTGGAGACGAACTGGGCGCATCCGATCGTGGCCAGCCGGGAGGAGTTGCGCGCGCGGGCGCCGCGGGTCACGCCCGTGGGGGAGGACTTCGACGTCGCGCGGGACGAGGCCGCGAAGGCCGCGCGCTTGCCGTCCGTCGCCTTCGAAGCGGCGCGCCAGGGCCTGGCCGCCGGCGCGCCGGTGCTCGTCCAGGTACCTCGACGCGGTTACGTGCCGGCACTGGCTTGCGGGCAGTGCCGTACCCCCGCGCGGTGCCGCCGCTGCGCGGGGCCGTTGGTTCTGCCAGGTGGACGCGACCAGGACGGCCCGCGCGCGCCGCACTGCCGGTGGTGCGGCGTGCCGGAGGCGGGCTTCCGCTGCCCGGCCTGCGGCTCGGCGCGACTGCGAGCGGTGGTGATCGGGGCCAAGCGGACCGCCGAGGAGATGGGACGCGCGTTCCCGGGGGTTGCCGTGCGCACTTCCGGCGCGACCGAAGTGCTGGCCGAGGTACCCGCGCGGCCCGCGCTCGTGATCGCGACACCGGGCGCGGAACCGGTCGCCGAGGGCGGTTACGGCGCAGCCCTGCTGCTCGACGGCTGGGCCCTGCTCGGCAGGCAGGACCTGCGCGCGGCGGAGGAAACGCTGCGCCGCTGGATGGCTGCCGCTGCGCTGGTGCGACCGGGTCCCGAGGGCGGCCGGGTGATCGTCGGCGCCGAGGCGGGGCTGACGCCGGTGCAGGCGCTGGTGCGCTGGGACCCGGCTTGGCACGCGAGTGTCGAACTGGGTGAACGTCGCGAGCTGGGCTTCCCGCCAGTGGTGCGGATGGCCAGCGTCGAGGGCAGTCCGGAGACCGTCGCCGCCTACCTCGACGAGATGCGGTTGCCGGAGAGTGTCGAACTGCTCGGACCGGTACCGCTCGGCGAGATCGACGAGGAAGGCCGTTCGGAACGCGAGCGCATGCTGCTCCGGGTGCCGCGCGAAGAAGGCCGCGCGCTCGCTGCGGCGCTGGCGAGCGGGCTGGCCGTGCGCAGCGCGCGCAAGGAGGCGGAGGCGCTGCGGGTGCAGCTCGATCCGCTGGAGTTGATCTAG
- the metK gene encoding methionine adenosyltransferase, whose translation MSASNRRLFTSESVTEGHPDKICDAISDSILDALLSKDPRSRVAVETLITTGQVHVAGEVTTEAYADIPTIVRDVILRIGYDSSAKGFDGNSCGVNVAIGAQSPDIAQGVDTAYESRLENALDEIDRQGAGDQGLMFGYACSDTPELMPLPIALAHRLSQRLTGVRNNGVLPYLRPDGKTQVTIEYAGDQPVRLDTVVVSTQHADGIDLDKMLGVDVKEHVVAPELAELELDASDVRLLVNPTGRFVIGGPMGDAGLTGRKIIVDTYGGMARHGGGAFSGKDPSKVDRSAAYAMRWVAKNVVAAGLASRVEVQVAYAIGKASPVGLFVETFGTETVDPSKIQAAIREVFDLRPAAIIRDLDLLRPIYAPTAAYGHFGRPELGLPWESTQRAADLRSIAGA comes from the coding sequence GTGAGTGCGTCGAACCGCAGGCTGTTCACTTCCGAGTCGGTGACCGAGGGGCATCCGGACAAGATCTGCGATGCGATCAGCGACTCGATCCTGGACGCCCTGCTGAGCAAGGACCCGCGCAGCCGGGTAGCCGTGGAGACCCTGATCACCACCGGCCAGGTGCACGTGGCGGGCGAGGTGACCACCGAGGCCTACGCGGACATCCCGACCATCGTCCGCGACGTGATCCTGCGGATCGGGTACGACTCGTCGGCCAAGGGCTTCGACGGCAACTCGTGCGGGGTGAACGTCGCGATCGGCGCGCAGTCGCCGGACATCGCCCAGGGCGTCGACACCGCGTACGAGTCGCGCCTGGAGAACGCGCTCGACGAGATCGACCGCCAGGGCGCGGGCGACCAGGGCCTGATGTTCGGTTACGCGTGCTCGGACACGCCCGAGCTGATGCCGTTGCCGATCGCGCTGGCGCACCGCCTGTCGCAGCGGCTGACCGGGGTCCGCAACAACGGCGTGCTGCCGTACCTGCGCCCGGACGGCAAGACCCAGGTGACCATCGAGTACGCCGGTGACCAGCCGGTGCGCCTGGACACCGTGGTCGTGTCGACCCAGCACGCCGACGGCATCGACCTGGACAAGATGCTCGGGGTCGACGTCAAGGAGCACGTGGTCGCGCCGGAGCTGGCCGAGCTGGAGCTCGACGCCTCCGACGTGCGGCTGCTGGTCAACCCGACCGGGCGGTTCGTCATCGGCGGCCCGATGGGTGACGCCGGGCTGACCGGCCGCAAGATCATCGTTGACACCTACGGCGGCATGGCCCGTCACGGTGGCGGCGCGTTCTCCGGCAAGGACCCGTCGAAGGTGGACCGCTCGGCGGCGTACGCGATGCGGTGGGTGGCCAAGAACGTGGTGGCCGCCGGGCTGGCTTCGCGGGTCGAGGTGCAGGTGGCGTACGCAATCGGCAAGGCGTCGCCGGTCGGCCTGTTCGTGGAGACCTTCGGCACCGAGACGGTGGACCCGTCGAAGATCCAGGCCGCCATCCGCGAGGTGTTCGACCTGCGCCCGGCCGCGATCATCCGCGACCTGGACCTGCTGCGCCCGATCTACGCACCGACCGCGGCGTACGGGCACTTCGGCCGCCCCGAGCTGGGGCTGCCGTGGGAGAGCACGCAGCGCGCCGCCGACCTGCGTTCGATCGCCGGCGCCTGA
- the coaBC gene encoding bifunctional phosphopantothenoylcysteine decarboxylase/phosphopantothenate--cysteine ligase CoaBC, which translates to MSQSPGRKPRVVLGVGGGIAAYKACEVLRGLTESGHDVRVVPTEAALNFVGAATFEALSGHPVHTGVFSDVPSVQHVRIGHEADLVLVVPATADLLARAAHGRADDLLTGTLLMARCPVAFFPAMHTEMWHHPATQDNVALLRSRGLVVTEPDSGRLTGVDSGKGRLADPREIVDLAKLLLAAPDALPRDLEGVRVVVSAGGTREPLDPVRYLGNRSSGKQGYALARVAAQRGADVTLVAAHTVDLPDPAGATVRHVSTAEQLAETVRAEATSADVVVMAAAVADFRPASRAEHKIKKSDDGGAPTVELVRNPDILAGLVEDRHPGQVVVGFAAETGDAGGDVLHHARAKLKRKGADLLVVNAVGDGKAFEVEDNSGWLLGADGTEVPIPFGAKAQLAAAVWDAVASLRKTQGV; encoded by the coding sequence ATGAGCCAGTCCCCGGGGCGCAAGCCCAGGGTGGTGCTCGGGGTGGGCGGCGGCATCGCCGCCTACAAGGCCTGCGAGGTGCTGCGCGGGCTGACCGAGTCCGGGCACGACGTGCGCGTGGTGCCCACCGAAGCCGCGCTGAACTTCGTCGGTGCGGCCACGTTCGAGGCGTTGTCCGGTCACCCCGTGCACACCGGGGTGTTCAGCGACGTGCCCAGCGTGCAGCACGTGCGGATCGGCCACGAGGCGGATCTGGTGCTGGTCGTACCCGCCACCGCCGACCTGCTGGCCCGGGCCGCCCATGGGCGTGCCGACGACCTGCTCACCGGCACGCTGCTGATGGCGCGCTGCCCGGTGGCGTTCTTCCCGGCCATGCACACCGAGATGTGGCACCACCCGGCCACCCAGGACAACGTGGCGCTGCTGCGCTCGCGTGGCTTGGTGGTCACCGAGCCGGATTCGGGCCGGTTGACCGGGGTGGACAGCGGCAAGGGCAGGCTGGCCGACCCCCGCGAGATCGTCGACCTGGCGAAACTGCTGCTCGCCGCCCCGGACGCGCTGCCGCGCGACCTGGAGGGCGTGCGCGTGGTGGTCTCCGCCGGTGGCACGCGTGAGCCGCTCGACCCGGTCCGCTACCTGGGCAACCGCTCATCCGGCAAGCAGGGCTACGCGCTGGCGCGGGTGGCCGCCCAGCGGGGCGCCGACGTCACCCTGGTCGCCGCGCACACCGTCGACCTGCCCGATCCCGCGGGCGCGACGGTCCGGCACGTGTCCACCGCCGAGCAGCTCGCCGAGACCGTGCGCGCGGAAGCCACGAGCGCCGACGTCGTGGTGATGGCCGCCGCGGTGGCCGATTTCCGGCCGGCGTCGCGCGCGGAGCACAAAATCAAGAAAAGCGACGACGGTGGCGCGCCCACGGTCGAATTGGTGCGCAATCCGGACATTCTGGCCGGATTGGTCGAAGACCGGCATCCCGGTCAGGTGGTGGTCGGTTTCGCCGCCGAAACCGGGGACGCCGGCGGTGACGTACTGCACCACGCCCGGGCCAAGCTTAAGCGCAAGGGCGCCGACCTGCTGGTGGTCAACGCCGTCGGCGACGGCAAGGCCTTCGAGGTCGAGGACAATTCGGGCTGGTTGCTGGGGGCCGACGGAACCGAGGTCCCTATCCCGTTCGGCGCGAAGGCGCAACTGGCCGCCGCGGTGTGGGACGCCGTCGCGAGCTTGCGCAAGACTCAAGGTGTTTGA
- the rpoZ gene encoding DNA-directed RNA polymerase subunit omega: MTITLGAQHEELEGITNPPIDDLLEKVSSKYALVIYSAKRARQINDYYAQLGEGLLEYVGPLVEPGPREKPLSIALREIHAGLLEHTEGE, translated from the coding sequence GTGACCATCACCCTGGGTGCACAGCACGAGGAACTCGAAGGCATCACCAACCCGCCCATCGACGACCTGCTCGAAAAGGTCAGCTCGAAGTACGCGCTGGTGATCTACTCGGCCAAGCGCGCCCGCCAGATCAACGACTACTACGCGCAGCTCGGCGAGGGCCTGCTGGAGTACGTCGGCCCGCTCGTCGAGCCGGGTCCCCGGGAGAAGCCGCTGTCGATCGCGCTGCGCGAGATCCACGCCGGGCTGCTCGAGCACACCGAGGGCGAATGA
- the gmk gene encoding guanylate kinase yields the protein MAGNRHRLTVVSGPSGVGKSSVVTELRRLDPEIFFSVSVTTRRPRPGEVDGEHYHFIDRPAFDAMVAKGELLEHAEFTGNCYGTPRAPVEKALAEGKQAILEIELQGARQVRVAMPEARLVMLVPPSWGVLVGRLTGRGTEADDAVKARLAEAERELAASGEFDATVVNADVKTAAAELLSLMTS from the coding sequence GTGGCGGGGAACCGGCACCGGCTCACCGTCGTATCCGGGCCGTCCGGGGTCGGCAAGTCCAGTGTCGTCACCGAGCTGCGCAGGCTGGACCCGGAGATCTTCTTCAGCGTCTCGGTGACCACCCGCCGCCCGCGACCGGGCGAGGTGGACGGCGAGCACTACCACTTCATCGACCGGCCCGCCTTCGACGCCATGGTGGCCAAGGGCGAACTGCTGGAGCACGCCGAGTTCACCGGCAACTGCTACGGCACCCCGCGCGCCCCGGTGGAGAAGGCGCTGGCCGAGGGCAAGCAGGCGATACTGGAGATCGAACTCCAGGGCGCCCGCCAGGTCCGCGTGGCGATGCCGGAAGCCAGGCTGGTCATGCTGGTCCCGCCGTCCTGGGGGGTGCTGGTGGGCAGGCTGACCGGCCGCGGCACCGAAGCGGACGACGCGGTCAAGGCCCGGCTGGCGGAAGCGGAGCGTGAACTGGCCGCGTCCGGCGAGTTCGACGCGACCGTGGTGAACGCCGACGTGAAGACCGCCGCGGCGGAGTTGTTAAGCTTGATGACGAGCTAG
- the mihF gene encoding integration host factor, actinobacterial type, translating into MALPQLTEEQRAEALKKAAAARRARAELKERLKRGGTTLVDVLKQADEDEVLGKMKVSALLEALPGVGKVRAQQTMERLEIAPSRRLRGLGDRQRKALLAEFSGE; encoded by the coding sequence GTGGCACTTCCCCAGCTGACCGAGGAACAGCGTGCTGAGGCGCTGAAGAAGGCCGCTGCTGCCCGTCGCGCTCGCGCCGAGCTCAAGGAGCGGCTCAAGCGGGGTGGCACCACGCTGGTCGACGTGCTCAAGCAGGCGGACGAGGACGAGGTTCTCGGCAAGATGAAGGTTTCCGCTCTGCTGGAGGCCCTACCCGGCGTTGGCAAGGTCCGCGCGCAGCAGACGATGGAGCGGCTCGAAATCGCTCCTAGCCGTCGCCTGCGTGGACTCGGCGACCGGCAGCGCAAGGCGCTGCTCGCCGAGTTCAGCGGCGAGTGA